The genomic segment CGGCGCCTGCCGGTACGGCCGCCGAAGCTGGCCTACTGGGAACCGTCGAAGGGTGACGTGCAGCGGCACAACGACTACGTCCACCACGAGCACGACGGCATCGCCCGCATTCTGCGCAAGCCGCTGATCGGCGCGGTCGCCGCCCGGCTGGCCCGGGCCGCCGAGATCCGCATCTTCCAGTCCACGCTGATCTGGAAGCCGCCGATCGCCGGTGAGCCGTCGAACATCGTGCCCTGGCACTTCGACAAGCACTACTGGGCGTCCTCGTCGTCGGAGAACATGCTCACCGCGTTCATCCCGTTCCACGACTGCGGCGAGGAGATGGGCACCATCACCATGGTCGACGGCTCCCACCGCTGGCGGGAGATCGGCGCCGACGACACGGTGGTGCGGCACTTCGCCGACCGGGACCGCGACCAGCTCGAGGCGATGCTCGCCGAGAACGCCGCGTACAACGGGGCGACGATCCGCAAGATCCCCATGGTGATCCCCAAGGGACACATGAGTTTCCACCACTGCCGCACCTACCACGGCAGCGGTGCGAACGTCAGCGGGCGGCCCCGCCGGGCCGTCTCGCTGCACCTGCAGGACGGCGACAACGCCTGGCGGGAGTACCCGCTCTCCGACGGCACGCTCGCCGCGTACAACCACGACGTGCTGGTCCGCCGCACCCACGAGGGCCGGCCGGACTACGCGGACCCCGATTACTGCCCGGTCATCTGGCGCGACCGCGCCCAGCAGGGAGGCTGACAATGTCACGGTACGACTGGGGTAAGACGCACCCGGGCATCGAGCGGCTGGAGCGGGCGGTGACCGAGCGCCGCGACGTGGTGGTCAAGCACCCCCTCTACGCCAACCTCGACACCCACGACGCGCTCGTCACGTTCATGGAGCACCACGTCTTCGCCGTCTGGGACTTCATGTCCCTGCTGAAGTCGCTGCAGCGGCAGCTCACCTGCGTCACGGTGCCGTGGATCCCGACCGGGCCGACCGGCAGCCGCCGCCTGATCAACGACATCGTCATGGTCGAGGAGAGCGACGAGCTGGGCGACGGCTACATCAGCCACTTCGAGCTGTACGTGCAGGGCATGACCGAGGCCGGCGCCGACACCACCGCCGTGAACAAGCTCGTCGACCTGCTGCGCGACGGCAGCCCGGTCACCGAGGCGCTCGGCGCCGCCGGCGTCCCCGCGGCGTCGGCCGCGTTCGCCGGCACCACCTGGCGGATCATCGAGACCACCCCGGTGCACTGCCAGGCCGCGGCGTTCGCGTTCGGCCGCGAGGACCTCATCCCGGAGATGTTCACCCAGGTCGTCGCCGTCAACGAACGCAGCAACCGGCTCAACAAGTTCGTCGACTACCTGGAGCGGCACATCGAGGTCGACGGCGAGCAGCACACCCCGATGGCCATGCAGATGCTGGCCGACCTGTGCGGCGACGACGACACCAAGTGGCAGGAGTGCGCCGACACGGTGAACGCCGCGCTGACCGCCCGCGCCCGCCTCTGGGACGACATCCTCGCCGCCGTCAAGGAGGGCCGTCCGGCGTGACCGGCTCCGACCCGCTCCGGCTCTACCGGACGGTCCGGCTGATCCGCCGCTTCGAGGAACGCGCGATCGAGCTGGTCCGCGCCGGGGAGATCGTCGGCGGCATCCACCCGTACCTCGGTCAGGAGGGGATCGCCGCCGGTGTCTGCGCGGCGCTGTCCGCCGCGGACCTGGTCACCGGCACCCACCGCGGGCACGGGCACGTGCTGGCGAAGGGCGCCGACCCGGCCCGGATGCTGGCCGAGCTGTGCGGCCGGGTCACCGGGCTCAACCGGGGCCGGGGCGGGTCGATGCACGCCGCCGACTTCGGCGTCGGCGTCCTCGGCGCCAACGCCATCGTCGGAGCCGCCGGCGCGATCCTCACCGGAGCGGTGTGGGAGCGCCGGCGGCGCGGCGCCGACATCGTCGGCGCCACCTTCTTCGGCGACGGCGCGGTGAACGAGGGCATGCTCCTGGAGGCGT from the Micromonospora sp. WMMA1947 genome contains:
- a CDS encoding phytanoyl-CoA dioxygenase family protein → MTTIDPGLTAEEEALLPSDEDVRHYAEHGWYLSKKLLTDDEVDELVAATDSYYAGERDRRLPVRPPKLAYWEPSKGDVQRHNDYVHHEHDGIARILRKPLIGAVAARLARAAEIRIFQSTLIWKPPIAGEPSNIVPWHFDKHYWASSSSENMLTAFIPFHDCGEEMGTITMVDGSHRWREIGADDTVVRHFADRDRDQLEAMLAENAAYNGATIRKIPMVIPKGHMSFHHCRTYHGSGANVSGRPRRAVSLHLQDGDNAWREYPLSDGTLAAYNHDVLVRRTHEGRPDYADPDYCPVIWRDRAQQGG
- a CDS encoding DUF3050 domain-containing protein, with product MSRYDWGKTHPGIERLERAVTERRDVVVKHPLYANLDTHDALVTFMEHHVFAVWDFMSLLKSLQRQLTCVTVPWIPTGPTGSRRLINDIVMVEESDELGDGYISHFELYVQGMTEAGADTTAVNKLVDLLRDGSPVTEALGAAGVPAASAAFAGTTWRIIETTPVHCQAAAFAFGREDLIPEMFTQVVAVNERSNRLNKFVDYLERHIEVDGEQHTPMAMQMLADLCGDDDTKWQECADTVNAALTARARLWDDILAAVKEGRPA